In Synechococcus sp. UW69, a single genomic region encodes these proteins:
- the menD gene encoding 2-succinyl-5-enolpyruvyl-6-hydroxy-3-cyclohexene-1-carboxylic-acid synthase: protein MQAALTLLEALCLQGLKQLVLCPGSRSGPLATAAGVLASQEKLQLVTAIDERSAAFLALGMATAHGRAVAVVTTSGTAVANLLPAAVEADRSCQPLLLLTADRPARLKNCGANQTVNQESFLLAACRWVGSGAAEGVHAQTNEALNALAVQAWQKVQGAGSGPPGPVQLNLPFEEPLHTTLEQQQQLVSGACLPTACPELSPEIAPPPRLDPERPGVVIAGPWRGLSPALAPYQQAVRRWLNVSGWPVLADPLAALAAECPNRIEHWELQLDELALPENAQVLRLGPMPASRRLEAWLQRHQGPQLLITEGDPRPLDPLRCASQWSGGMAAWMAQHPDPDATQKPSAGRNDLSPWIEAQLPLSGAVNEPALAYWLPKLLPGQLPVMLAASSPVRDWLTWSGPASSSHRCFSFRGASGIDGTLSLAMGLAVNLGPLALVTGDLALLHDSNGWLHGSSAATPPPLLVLLIDNGGGGIFQQLPIATPGFESLFAMPQQVDPLALAAAHGVPGRQVACLDDLQEALAWGLSQKRPVLLRLCTDRGRDAALRQQLRAAAQNESTEL from the coding sequence TTGCAGGCCGCGCTCACCTTGCTTGAGGCGTTGTGCCTCCAGGGGCTGAAGCAGCTGGTGCTCTGCCCTGGCAGCCGGTCCGGCCCCCTGGCAACAGCGGCGGGAGTGTTGGCGTCCCAGGAGAAGCTGCAGTTGGTCACGGCCATCGATGAGCGGTCGGCCGCGTTTCTGGCTCTCGGCATGGCGACCGCCCATGGACGTGCCGTGGCGGTGGTCACCACCTCCGGCACCGCGGTGGCCAACCTGCTGCCCGCTGCGGTGGAGGCGGACCGTTCCTGTCAGCCTTTGCTGCTGCTCACGGCGGATCGCCCCGCCCGGCTCAAAAACTGCGGCGCCAACCAGACCGTTAATCAGGAATCTTTCCTCCTCGCGGCCTGCCGCTGGGTCGGCAGTGGAGCGGCAGAAGGTGTTCATGCGCAGACCAACGAAGCCCTCAACGCCCTGGCGGTTCAGGCCTGGCAAAAAGTCCAGGGGGCAGGCAGTGGCCCACCGGGCCCTGTGCAGCTCAACCTGCCCTTCGAGGAGCCGCTGCACACCACTCTCGAGCAGCAACAACAGCTCGTCTCGGGTGCCTGTTTACCCACGGCTTGCCCTGAGCTTTCGCCCGAGATTGCGCCTCCGCCTCGCCTTGATCCTGAGCGCCCTGGGGTCGTGATTGCCGGGCCTTGGCGTGGACTTTCGCCTGCTTTGGCGCCCTACCAACAAGCTGTGCGTCGTTGGTTGAACGTCAGCGGCTGGCCTGTGCTGGCGGATCCGCTCGCCGCCCTTGCCGCCGAGTGCCCCAACCGCATCGAGCATTGGGAGCTGCAGTTGGATGAGCTGGCCTTGCCTGAGAACGCTCAGGTGTTGCGGCTTGGGCCGATGCCCGCCAGCCGGCGGCTGGAGGCCTGGCTTCAGCGCCATCAGGGCCCACAGCTGTTGATCACGGAAGGAGATCCAAGGCCCCTTGATCCGCTGCGGTGCGCCAGCCAGTGGTCTGGAGGCATGGCTGCCTGGATGGCCCAACACCCTGACCCGGACGCAACGCAGAAGCCATCGGCGGGGAGAAATGATCTCTCGCCGTGGATCGAGGCCCAGCTGCCCTTGAGCGGCGCGGTCAACGAACCCGCCCTGGCCTACTGGCTTCCCAAGCTGCTGCCAGGTCAGTTGCCGGTGATGTTGGCCGCCAGCTCACCGGTGCGTGACTGGTTGACCTGGAGCGGCCCTGCCAGCAGCAGCCACCGTTGCTTCAGTTTCCGCGGAGCTTCCGGCATTGATGGCACCTTGTCCCTTGCCATGGGCCTGGCGGTGAATCTTGGCCCGCTGGCTCTGGTGACCGGTGATCTTGCGTTGCTGCACGACAGCAACGGCTGGTTGCATGGCTCCTCTGCAGCAACCCCACCTCCACTGCTGGTGCTGCTGATCGATAACGGCGGTGGTGGCATTTTTCAGCAGCTGCCCATTGCCACACCGGGCTTCGAATCACTCTTCGCCATGCCCCAGCAGGTGGATCCCCTGGCCTTGGCGGCAGCCCATGGGGTCCCTGGGCGCCAGGTGGCCTGTCTGGATGACCTCCAGGAGGCCTTGGCATGGGGGTTGTCGCAGAAGCGACCGGTGTTGTTGCGGCTGTGCACCGACCGTGGTCGTGATGCCGCCTTGCGTCAGCAGCTGCGCGCCGCTGCTCAGAATGAAAGCACCGAGCTCTGA
- the lepB gene encoding signal peptidase I, which translates to MTQPTTPAPGDDSKGFWRNLILWALLALLLRWFVVEPRWIPSGSMLPTLQLQDRILVEKVRPRLARSRHGHLHRGDVVVFAPPEQLVAAGYDASAALIKRVVGLPGDQLEVRDGTLIRNGSPLVEPWLREAIDYDMAPITVPADQLWVMGDNRNASLDSHLWGSLPETNVLGTAVWRYWPLQRFGPIRIPDTSAGG; encoded by the coding sequence ATGACCCAACCCACGACACCCGCTCCAGGGGACGACAGCAAGGGCTTCTGGCGCAATCTGATTCTCTGGGCCCTGCTGGCCCTGCTGCTGCGCTGGTTTGTGGTGGAACCGCGGTGGATTCCCTCCGGCTCGATGCTGCCCACCCTGCAACTGCAGGACCGCATCCTGGTGGAGAAAGTCAGGCCACGCCTGGCTCGCAGCCGCCACGGCCATCTGCACCGGGGCGATGTGGTGGTGTTCGCTCCGCCGGAGCAGCTCGTGGCCGCTGGCTATGACGCATCCGCAGCGCTGATCAAACGGGTGGTGGGCCTGCCTGGCGATCAGCTGGAAGTACGCGACGGGACCCTGATTCGCAATGGATCACCGCTGGTGGAGCCCTGGCTGAGGGAAGCGATCGATTACGACATGGCTCCGATCACCGTGCCGGCGGATCAACTGTGGGTCATGGGTGACAACCGCAATGCCAGCCTTGATTCCCATCTCTGGGGATCACTCCCAGAAACCAATGTGCTGGGCACGGCGGTTTGGCGGTATTGGCCGCTGCAGAGGTTCGGTCCGATACGGATCCCCGACACCAGCGCTGGCGGTTGA
- a CDS encoding DUF760 domain-containing protein, with protein MFNPEFLTTDSSDGQAGNSLIQYLQEQSPDTLQRVAKSASNDIQDIIRHNVQGLLGMLPGEHFEVKVTANRDNLANMLASAMMTGYFLRQMEQRKELEETLFADEQMAIEPEDELKL; from the coding sequence ATGTTTAACCCCGAGTTTCTGACAACTGACAGCAGTGACGGTCAAGCGGGGAACAGCCTGATCCAGTACTTGCAGGAGCAATCGCCAGACACTTTGCAGCGGGTCGCCAAATCAGCAAGCAACGATATTCAAGACATCATTCGCCATAACGTTCAGGGGCTGCTGGGAATGCTCCCTGGCGAGCACTTTGAGGTGAAAGTGACAGCCAACCGCGACAACCTCGCCAACATGTTGGCCTCAGCGATGATGACTGGGTATTTCCTGCGCCAAATGGAACAGCGCAAGGAGCTGGAAGAAACGCTGTTCGCTGATGAACAGATGGCGATCGAGCCGGAAGACGAGCTCAAGCTTTGA
- a CDS encoding DUF4336 domain-containing protein, whose product MGSVVAGAGVNPADQRWGFWPLLPLYPYGRRRTVFRELIPGQLWSLEQLQGVYYVAVPVRLTVAKVPGGLMLVNPLPPTGEVRQAIAGLEQQHGPVRSIVLPTASGLEHKLPLGPLARAFPDAEVWVCPGQWSFPVQLPLAWLGVPAGRTKVLFDDGLPHGDVCEWLSLGPLDLGVGRFQEVSCFHRPSGALLVTDALVGISADPPALFDLDPTPLLFHARERGDEPLTDSAEARRRGWARLVLFASYLRPEPLEVPSLPELLRDAFKPGLRSLRAHFGLYPFRWLPGWQAAADGLMGSEAPRLQVAPVLERLVLPRAQAALLRWLHELGGLAELRWLVPAHYSAPVTFTPETVEQLLTSLQQRDWAPSSENWEFLGSIDQRLLDLGVVPDQPVIKA is encoded by the coding sequence ATGGGGAGCGTGGTGGCTGGAGCTGGTGTGAATCCTGCGGATCAGCGCTGGGGTTTCTGGCCGCTGCTGCCCCTCTACCCCTATGGCCGCCGTCGCACTGTGTTCAGGGAGCTGATCCCAGGCCAGCTCTGGAGCCTTGAGCAGCTTCAAGGCGTGTATTACGTGGCGGTGCCCGTGCGGCTCACCGTGGCCAAGGTGCCCGGTGGCTTGATGTTGGTGAACCCCTTGCCGCCCACCGGAGAGGTCCGCCAAGCCATCGCCGGCCTTGAACAACAGCACGGTCCGGTGCGCTCGATCGTGCTGCCCACCGCGTCTGGTTTGGAGCACAAGCTTCCCCTAGGCCCCTTGGCACGCGCCTTCCCTGATGCGGAGGTGTGGGTGTGTCCGGGCCAGTGGAGCTTTCCGGTGCAGTTGCCCCTGGCCTGGCTGGGCGTTCCGGCAGGCCGCACCAAGGTGTTGTTCGACGATGGTCTCCCCCATGGCGATGTTTGTGAGTGGTTGTCGTTGGGACCGCTCGACCTTGGCGTCGGTCGCTTCCAGGAAGTGTCCTGTTTCCATCGCCCGTCAGGAGCTCTGTTGGTGACCGACGCCCTGGTGGGCATCAGTGCTGACCCCCCGGCCTTGTTCGATCTCGACCCAACGCCGCTGTTGTTCCATGCCCGTGAACGCGGAGATGAGCCTCTCACCGATTCGGCAGAGGCCCGCCGCCGCGGCTGGGCCCGATTGGTTCTCTTTGCCTCCTATCTGAGACCGGAACCGCTGGAGGTTCCTTCTCTTCCGGAGCTGCTGCGGGACGCCTTCAAGCCAGGGCTTCGCTCTCTGCGGGCTCACTTCGGTCTGTATCCCTTCCGCTGGCTGCCGGGTTGGCAGGCTGCAGCCGATGGCTTGATGGGCAGCGAAGCCCCAAGGCTGCAGGTGGCCCCGGTGCTCGAGCGGTTGGTGTTGCCTAGGGCACAGGCCGCACTTCTGCGTTGGTTGCACGAGCTGGGTGGCCTGGCTGAGTTGCGCTGGCTGGTGCCGGCCCACTACAGCGCGCCAGTCACATTCACGCCCGAAACCGTTGAACAACTGCTCACGTCATTGCAACAGCGGGACTGGGCCCCCAGTTCAGAGAACTGGGAATTTCTTGGATCCATTGATCAGCGTTTGCTGGATCTGGGCGTCGTGCCTGATCAGCCCGTGATCAAAGCTTGA
- the chrA gene encoding chromate efflux transporter, whose translation MPRPLQVFVQFFVLGLTSFGGPVAHLGYFHERFVQRERWITAEAYADLVGLCQLLPGPSSSQVGMGLGMMRAGWLGGLAAWAGFTLPSAVLMVLAASLLLAHPTWIDGGWVHGLMVAAVAVVAQAVLGLQRKLAPDRQRASLMVGAAVLVLLVPRVWAQLLALLLGGLVGLCALPPPELEPLAPERLMVPLRRSVALGLLACAALLLVALPWLSAEARPLLVQQLSGFLRTGALVFGGGHVVLPLLEQALVPNGWIDLQQFLAGYGAAQAVPGPMFSFAAFLGFDLQPGLQGIAGSVMALITLFFPSFLLIGGLLPFWSDLGRLAPMRRALLGINASVVGILLAALFQPVWQTGIRGGAEFSLALVAFVLLVSWRQPAWRVVLFCAAVGGLTLA comes from the coding sequence ATGCCCAGGCCGCTGCAGGTGTTTGTTCAGTTCTTCGTGTTGGGGCTGACGTCCTTCGGAGGCCCCGTGGCGCACCTCGGTTACTTTCACGAGCGTTTTGTGCAGCGGGAGCGTTGGATCACCGCTGAGGCCTACGCCGATCTGGTTGGGCTCTGTCAACTGTTGCCTGGACCCTCGAGTTCCCAGGTGGGCATGGGTCTGGGGATGATGCGGGCCGGTTGGCTTGGCGGTCTGGCGGCCTGGGCGGGGTTCACCTTGCCCTCCGCCGTGTTGATGGTGCTGGCGGCGTCGCTGCTCTTAGCCCATCCCACCTGGATCGACGGGGGCTGGGTGCATGGCTTGATGGTGGCGGCTGTGGCCGTGGTGGCCCAAGCCGTTCTGGGCCTGCAGCGCAAACTGGCCCCCGATCGGCAGCGGGCCAGCTTGATGGTGGGGGCAGCCGTGCTGGTGCTGTTGGTGCCTCGTGTCTGGGCTCAGCTGTTGGCCTTACTGCTCGGTGGGTTGGTGGGGTTGTGTGCTCTGCCGCCACCTGAGCTGGAGCCATTGGCGCCTGAACGTCTCATGGTTCCGCTGCGGCGCTCGGTGGCGCTGGGGTTGCTTGCCTGTGCAGCTCTGCTGTTGGTGGCTCTCCCCTGGCTGTCCGCTGAGGCGAGGCCGCTGCTGGTGCAGCAGCTCAGTGGATTCCTGCGCACGGGTGCCTTGGTGTTCGGCGGTGGCCATGTGGTGCTTCCCCTGTTGGAGCAAGCGCTGGTGCCCAACGGTTGGATCGACCTGCAGCAGTTTCTGGCGGGGTACGGCGCCGCCCAGGCGGTGCCAGGGCCGATGTTCAGCTTCGCGGCCTTTCTTGGCTTTGATCTGCAGCCTGGGCTTCAGGGCATCGCCGGTTCTGTGATGGCGCTCATTACTCTCTTTTTCCCATCGTTCTTGTTGATTGGCGGGCTCTTGCCCTTCTGGAGTGACTTGGGCCGTTTGGCTCCAATGCGTCGAGCCTTGCTGGGCATCAATGCATCGGTGGTGGGCATTCTGCTGGCGGCGTTGTTTCAACCCGTCTGGCAAACAGGCATCCGCGGCGGAGCTGAGTTCAGCCTGGCCTTGGTGGCGTTTGTGCTGTTGGTGAGCTGGCGGCAACCGGCGTGGCGGGTGGTCCTGTTTTGCGCCGCGGTGGGTGGTTTGACCCTGGCCTGA
- the arsB gene encoding ACR3 family arsenite efflux transporter, with translation MGLFERYLSLWIALAIVAGVGLGALFPDLAGGIAALEVVGINLPIAVLIWGMIFPMMLAVDFSSIGAIRQQPRGLLVTAVVNWLIKPLTMTALAWLFIRGVFSAWIPAAVGQEYVAGMILLGVAPCTAMVFVWSRLSDGDPNYTLVQVALNDVIMVFAFAPIAALLLGVSDVLVPWNTMLTAVGLFVVVPLVAGWLTRVSLRSSRRIERLETRLKPLAIGALIATVLLLFMVQAQAILANPLAIVLIAIPLILQAYLIFWITAFWMRSAGQPRSIAAPGAMIGASNFFELAVAVAISLFGLNSGAALATVVGVLVEVPVMLSLVAIANRNRRLFPA, from the coding sequence ATGGGCCTTTTTGAGCGCTACCTCTCTCTCTGGATCGCCCTGGCGATCGTGGCTGGGGTTGGTCTTGGAGCGTTGTTCCCCGATCTGGCGGGTGGAATCGCGGCGTTGGAGGTCGTGGGGATCAATCTGCCGATCGCGGTGCTGATCTGGGGAATGATTTTTCCAATGATGTTGGCGGTCGATTTTTCCTCCATCGGAGCGATTCGCCAGCAGCCACGGGGGCTGTTGGTGACGGCTGTCGTGAACTGGCTGATCAAGCCGCTCACCATGACAGCCCTTGCCTGGCTGTTCATCCGTGGTGTGTTTTCCGCCTGGATCCCGGCAGCTGTTGGCCAGGAGTATGTGGCCGGGATGATTCTTCTCGGGGTCGCGCCTTGTACGGCGATGGTGTTTGTGTGGAGTCGCCTCAGCGATGGCGATCCCAATTACACCCTGGTGCAGGTCGCGCTGAACGACGTGATCATGGTGTTTGCTTTCGCGCCGATTGCGGCGCTTCTGCTGGGGGTCTCGGATGTGCTGGTGCCTTGGAACACGATGCTCACAGCAGTGGGTTTGTTCGTCGTGGTTCCCCTGGTGGCCGGGTGGTTGACGCGGGTGAGTTTGCGAAGTTCTCGCCGAATTGAGCGGTTGGAGACGCGGCTCAAGCCCTTAGCGATTGGCGCCTTGATCGCCACCGTGTTGCTGCTGTTCATGGTCCAGGCCCAGGCGATCCTTGCCAATCCGCTGGCCATCGTCTTGATCGCCATTCCCCTGATCCTCCAGGCCTATCTGATCTTCTGGATCACAGCGTTTTGGATGCGCTCAGCAGGCCAACCGCGATCAATTGCGGCACCTGGGGCCATGATCGGCGCGTCCAACTTTTTTGAGTTGGCGGTTGCGGTGGCAATCAGCCTGTTCGGTTTGAACTCCGGGGCGGCTTTAGCCACGGTTGTTGGTGTGCTGGTGGAGGTTCCGGTGATGCTCTCCTTGGTGGCGATTGCCAATCGGAACCGACGCCTGTTCCCTGCCTGA
- the phnC gene encoding phosphonate ABC transporter ATP-binding protein gives MEDLLNIKQLSVSFGDDNYAVQDINFSIQDGEFAVLLGSSGAGKSTLLRSLNGLVQPCAGSIHSRHHGEVSSCSKRQLRAHRRDTAMVFQQHQLIDRLSVLDNVLMGRLGYHSFLRSLLPLPESDRQKALSAIERVGLIDKALARVKDLSGGQQQRVGIARALVQEPRLILADEPIASLDPESSLQILSLLKDICQRDRIAVLVSLHQVEFARQFADRIIGMAAGHIICDQHSLTLEDSDIHALYRHKIEAAVT, from the coding sequence ATGGAAGACCTGTTAAATATTAAGCAGCTATCAGTGTCTTTTGGAGATGACAATTATGCAGTTCAAGATATCAACTTTTCAATCCAGGATGGAGAATTTGCAGTTCTCCTGGGTTCATCCGGGGCCGGCAAATCAACACTGCTTCGCTCTTTGAATGGATTGGTTCAACCGTGTGCAGGAAGCATTCATTCGCGGCACCACGGAGAAGTCAGCTCATGCTCCAAACGGCAGCTCCGCGCCCACCGGCGGGATACGGCGATGGTGTTCCAGCAGCATCAGCTGATTGACCGCTTATCAGTACTGGACAACGTGCTGATGGGGCGATTGGGGTACCACTCCTTCCTGCGTTCACTGCTTCCACTACCGGAGAGCGATCGTCAAAAAGCCCTTTCAGCCATTGAACGCGTTGGCCTGATCGACAAGGCACTGGCCCGCGTCAAAGACCTCAGTGGTGGCCAGCAGCAGCGCGTTGGAATCGCTCGGGCCCTTGTGCAGGAACCACGCCTCATCCTCGCGGATGAGCCGATCGCCAGCTTGGATCCAGAGAGTTCGCTGCAGATTCTTTCGCTGTTGAAGGACATCTGCCAACGCGATCGGATTGCTGTTCTGGTGAGTCTGCACCAAGTGGAATTCGCGCGTCAGTTTGCCGATCGAATCATTGGCATGGCAGCTGGTCACATCATCTGTGACCAACACTCCTTGACCCTTGAGGACAGCGACATTCACGCCCTGTATCGCCACAAGATCGAGGCAGCGGTTACCTAA
- the phnD gene encoding phosphate/phosphite/phosphonate ABC transporter substrate-binding protein: protein MLSQAARFTAVAFSSAAIFLVGCSSQTTTGKSADTSDPDKLIVALIPDENAATVIQDNQGLKDFLNQKLGKEIELVVTTDYSSMIEAARNDRIDLAYFGPLSYVLAKTKSEIEPFAARIKGGTKTYNSCLIGNTEAGVTDFEAIKGKTFAFGDPASTSSRMFPELTLKENGLTKGEDYEGVFLGAHDAVALAVQNGNAQAGGMACPIFESMKEKGKIDDTKVTLIAKSAPIPQYPWTMRSSLKPELKETISTTFIELNDESVLKPFKADGFAVITDQDYDGIRKAGDLLGLDLGKFVN, encoded by the coding sequence ATGTTGTCCCAAGCTGCGCGTTTTACAGCCGTCGCTTTCTCCTCTGCTGCGATTTTCCTGGTTGGTTGCTCCAGCCAAACAACGACTGGTAAGTCTGCCGACACCAGTGATCCCGACAAGCTGATTGTTGCCCTGATTCCGGATGAAAATGCCGCAACGGTGATTCAGGACAATCAGGGGCTCAAGGATTTCCTCAATCAGAAACTCGGTAAGGAGATCGAACTGGTGGTCACCACCGATTACTCCTCCATGATCGAGGCGGCCCGCAACGATCGCATCGACCTGGCCTATTTCGGACCGCTGTCGTACGTCTTGGCCAAAACCAAGAGCGAGATCGAACCGTTCGCCGCACGGATCAAGGGTGGCACCAAGACCTACAACTCGTGTCTGATCGGCAACACCGAAGCCGGTGTGACCGACTTTGAAGCGATCAAAGGCAAAACCTTTGCCTTTGGAGACCCAGCTTCAACCTCCAGTCGCATGTTCCCGGAACTGACCCTCAAAGAGAATGGCCTCACCAAGGGTGAGGACTACGAGGGGGTGTTCCTCGGGGCACATGACGCTGTGGCCTTGGCGGTTCAGAACGGTAATGCTCAAGCCGGTGGGATGGCCTGCCCGATTTTTGAGTCGATGAAGGAGAAGGGCAAAATCGACGACACGAAAGTGACGTTGATCGCCAAATCAGCACCGATCCCGCAGTACCCCTGGACGATGCGCTCGTCGTTGAAGCCCGAACTGAAGGAGACCATCAGCACCACCTTCATTGAGCTGAACGACGAGAGCGTCCTGAAGCCCTTCAAGGCCGATGGATTCGCCGTGATTACGGATCAGGACTATGACGGCATCCGCAAGGCGGGTGATCTTCTGGGCCTCGACCTCGGCAAGTTCGTCAACTGA